The following coding sequences lie in one Nitratireductor mangrovi genomic window:
- a CDS encoding NuoB/complex I 20 kDa subunit family protein, translating into MPIQNAPHVQDVREPLAGFSDVLADKGYLVTSMSDLIGWARTGSLHQLAFGLACCAVEMMQMFGPRYDFERFGMALPGTPRQADLMIVAGTLTNKMAPALRKVYDQMAEPRYVISMGSCANGGGYYHYSYSTVRGCDRIIPVDIYVPGCPPTAEALLYGVLLLQQKIRRNSTIER; encoded by the coding sequence ATGCCAATACAGAACGCTCCTCACGTCCAGGATGTGCGCGAACCTCTTGCCGGCTTCTCGGACGTCCTCGCCGACAAGGGCTATCTCGTCACCAGCATGAGTGACCTGATCGGCTGGGCGCGCACCGGCTCGCTACATCAATTGGCGTTCGGTCTGGCCTGCTGTGCGGTCGAGATGATGCAGATGTTCGGCCCGCGCTACGATTTCGAGCGTTTCGGCATGGCGCTGCCCGGCACGCCGCGCCAGGCCGATCTGATGATCGTCGCCGGCACTCTCACCAACAAGATGGCTCCGGCACTGCGAAAGGTCTACGACCAGATGGCCGAGCCGCGCTACGTAATTTCGATGGGAAGCTGCGCCAATGGCGGTGGTTACTATCACTACTCCTATTCGACCGTGCGCGGATGCGATCGCATTATACCGGTCGACATCTACGTGCCGGGTTGCCCGCCGACAGCGGAGGCCCTGCTTTATGGGGTGCTCCTCCTGCAGCAGAAGATCAGGCGCAATTCCACCATCGAGCGCTGA
- a CDS encoding PaaI family thioesterase: MEREFPQLNSGTSSFYATAVVPGGCSVRLDATEKHLRPGNTVSGPSLFTLADIGGYVCVLSHAGPDALSVTTNLNINFVRKAPAGPVDGHCRIIKLGRSLMVFEIDMRAGAEGVTVAHATGTYSIPPKPK; the protein is encoded by the coding sequence ATGGAGCGCGAGTTTCCGCAGCTCAATTCCGGTACGTCGAGCTTCTACGCCACCGCGGTCGTGCCGGGCGGCTGTTCGGTCAGGCTCGACGCGACCGAGAAGCATCTGCGCCCGGGCAATACCGTCTCAGGCCCTTCTCTGTTCACCTTGGCCGACATCGGCGGTTATGTTTGCGTTTTGTCGCATGCGGGCCCCGACGCGCTGTCGGTCACGACGAACCTCAACATCAACTTCGTGCGCAAGGCGCCGGCCGGACCCGTCGATGGCCACTGCCGCATCATCAAGCTGGGCAGGAGCCTGATGGTCTTCGAGATCGACATGAGGGCCGGGGCCGAAGGAGTGACCGTCGCACACGCGACAGGCACCTATTCGATCCCGCCAAAACCTAAATAA
- a CDS encoding AraC family transcriptional regulator, with product MMLLPRPSLAACVVLGIVRDTRGSALPHKDRFNHFPLSPYCALTWHLEGQLHLVTNDSEKAAPETGVALPRLMVSGPGSAPVTTWSPGQVLVLTVGFYPDVWEVLMGTSVAPLFDKHLAAADALPPDLVETLAPVFQAGTVGQRFARFEDEILPLWARRRPQSGLSPFWMRDWTQALATRAALSGTGRSLRQLQRRIKRQTGRTQRELSLLARNEELFARVMTDDAKPDYAGLAADSGFADQAHMGREVRRMTGMPPATILRLIATEESYWPYRLLGMRYV from the coding sequence ATGATGCTCCTGCCGCGACCTTCGCTCGCGGCCTGTGTCGTCCTGGGGATCGTACGGGACACGAGGGGCAGTGCCCTTCCCCACAAGGACCGCTTCAATCACTTTCCGCTTTCGCCTTACTGCGCGCTGACCTGGCATCTCGAAGGCCAACTGCACCTGGTCACCAACGACTCGGAAAAGGCCGCACCAGAAACCGGCGTCGCGCTGCCAAGGCTGATGGTCTCAGGACCGGGTAGCGCGCCAGTGACGACCTGGAGCCCCGGCCAGGTTCTCGTCTTGACGGTCGGCTTCTACCCTGATGTCTGGGAAGTTCTCATGGGGACAAGCGTCGCGCCGCTGTTCGACAAACATCTTGCCGCGGCAGACGCCCTGCCTCCCGACTTGGTAGAAACGCTGGCCCCTGTCTTTCAAGCTGGAACGGTCGGGCAGCGATTTGCGCGCTTCGAGGATGAGATCCTGCCGCTGTGGGCCAGGCGGCGCCCTCAGAGCGGGCTATCGCCGTTCTGGATGCGGGACTGGACCCAAGCCCTGGCAACGCGCGCAGCCCTCTCCGGTACCGGGCGAAGCCTGCGGCAGTTGCAAAGGCGCATCAAGCGCCAGACAGGCCGCACGCAGCGCGAACTTTCCCTCCTTGCCCGCAACGAAGAGCTTTTTGCACGGGTGATGACGGACGACGCCAAGCCCGACTATGCGGGGCTTGCGGCCGACAGCGGCTTTGCCGATCAGGCGCATATGGGGCGCGAGGTCCGCCGCATGACCGGCATGCCGCCTGCGACAATCCTCAGGCTGATCGCTACCGAGGAAAGCTACTGGCCCTACCGGCTGCTCGGCATGCGCTATGTGTAA
- the rplM gene encoding 50S ribosomal protein L13 yields the protein MKTYSQKPADVEKKWVLIDAEGLVVGRLASIVANRLRGKHKPTFTPHVDDGDNVIVINADKVALTGKKLSDKIYYWHTGHPGGVKQRSASQLLEGRFPERVIEKAVERMIPRGPLGRRQMKNLRVYAGTEHPHAAQQPEALDVAALNRKNKRA from the coding sequence ATGAAAACCTATTCGCAGAAGCCTGCGGACGTGGAGAAGAAGTGGGTGCTGATCGACGCCGAAGGTCTCGTCGTCGGCCGCCTCGCCTCCATCGTCGCCAACCGCCTGCGCGGCAAGCATAAGCCGACCTTCACCCCGCATGTCGACGACGGCGACAATGTCATCGTCATCAACGCCGACAAGGTGGCGCTCACCGGCAAGAAGCTGTCGGACAAGATCTACTACTGGCACACGGGCCATCCCGGGGGCGTCAAGCAGCGTAGCGCGAGCCAGTTGCTCGAGGGGCGCTTTCCCGAGCGCGTCATCGAAAAGGCCGTCGAACGCATGATCCCGCGCGGCCCACTCGGACGGCGCCAGATGAAGAACCTTCGCGTCTATGCGGGCACCGAACATCCGCATGCCGCCCAGCAGCCGGAGGCGCTCGACGTCGCCGCGCTCAACCGCAAGAACAAGAGGGCCTGA
- a CDS encoding MFS transporter, with amino-acid sequence MKTNDSTALPRGRDLSVAALGLAMLLASLGISITTVALPTLARDFSMSVTHVQWVVLGYLLSVTVAIVLCGRLGDMIGHRPVFLTGLAIFALSSLLCGIAPTLPALIAARIAQGIGGAVLMALPVSIVRDTVPTQRTGSAMGLLGTMSAVGTALGPSLGGLLIAWTGWRATFLVLAVMALLVLVFSARALPAKRPLSSGKGHGLDLPGAAVLTLTLLAFALAVTDETVFFLLPRGFLLLAAVLGTVAFVLVERRLQTPLVELAALGNVTTSAALLMNLLVSAVMMATLVVGPFYLAFALGLNDAVVGLTMAVGPTMAALSGIPAGRITDKFGGRVALVAGLVQTIVGLVSISVLPGLLGITGFVLSLMLLTPGYQLFLAANNTVAMLTARDNQRGMMSGLLGLSRNLGFMTGASVLGAVFAAAAGTADVTKASTEAVGTAFSLTFLVAAGFVTTALVVALFDLRNDRWGNDRAGQSC; translated from the coding sequence ATGAAAACGAATGACTCGACGGCGCTTCCACGCGGCCGCGATCTGAGCGTGGCCGCTCTTGGCCTCGCGATGTTGCTGGCCTCTTTGGGGATCAGCATCACCACTGTCGCCCTGCCGACGCTGGCACGCGACTTCTCCATGTCGGTGACCCACGTTCAGTGGGTTGTCCTCGGCTACCTGCTCTCCGTCACGGTAGCCATTGTGTTATGCGGGCGGCTGGGAGACATGATCGGCCATAGACCGGTATTCCTGACTGGGCTCGCGATCTTCGCCCTGTCCTCCCTCCTTTGCGGCATCGCGCCGACCCTTCCGGCCTTGATCGCGGCGCGGATCGCGCAAGGCATCGGCGGCGCCGTCCTGATGGCTCTGCCGGTCTCGATCGTGCGTGACACCGTTCCCACGCAGCGAACAGGTTCTGCGATGGGACTGCTCGGCACGATGTCGGCTGTGGGCACCGCGCTTGGCCCGTCGCTGGGCGGGCTGCTCATTGCATGGACCGGATGGCGGGCGACCTTCCTGGTGCTGGCCGTCATGGCGTTGCTGGTCCTCGTCTTCTCGGCGCGAGCTCTTCCGGCCAAAAGGCCGTTGAGTTCGGGGAAGGGCCATGGTCTTGACCTGCCCGGCGCGGCGGTGCTGACCCTGACGCTCCTGGCCTTCGCGCTCGCGGTTACCGACGAAACCGTTTTTTTTCTTCTTCCTCGCGGTTTTTTGCTCCTTGCGGCAGTCCTCGGTACCGTCGCATTCGTACTCGTGGAAAGGCGGCTTCAAACGCCGCTCGTCGAACTGGCCGCACTCGGCAACGTCACGACGTCCGCGGCGCTTCTGATGAACCTTCTCGTCTCGGCGGTGATGATGGCAACCTTGGTGGTGGGGCCGTTCTATCTGGCCTTTGCCCTTGGGCTGAACGATGCGGTTGTTGGACTGACGATGGCTGTCGGACCGACGATGGCCGCGCTGTCTGGCATACCGGCCGGCCGCATCACCGACAAGTTTGGCGGCCGCGTGGCGCTGGTTGCAGGATTGGTGCAGACGATTGTTGGCCTGGTTAGTATTTCCGTCCTTCCGGGCCTCTTGGGCATCACCGGCTTTGTGCTGTCGTTGATGCTGTTGACGCCTGGCTATCAGCTCTTTCTGGCGGCCAACAACACGGTCGCCATGCTGACGGCGCGGGATAACCAGCGCGGCATGATGTCGGGCCTGCTCGGCTTGTCGCGTAATCTCGGCTTCATGACCGGAGCATCGGTGCTGGGAGCAGTCTTCGCAGCGGCTGCGGGTACTGCGGACGTCACCAAGGCCAGCACCGAAGCAGTTGGCACCGCCTTCTCGCTTACCTTCCTGGTCGCGGCAGGTTTCGTTACCACCGCACTGGTGGTCGCCCTGTTCGACTTGCGCAACGACCGCTGGGGCAATGACCGGGCCGGGCAATCATGCTGA
- a CDS encoding CoA-binding protein — translation MNHDAYDNTYISGILNSVKTVAIVGASANDVRPSFFVTKYLIDKGYTVFPVNPGQAGKEILGRPVFATLADVPEPVDMVDIFRPSAAVPAIVDEALALDPLPKVIWMQLTVRDDEAAARAEAAGIKVVMDRCPKIEYARLSGEIGWNGVNSRVISAKKPLMRSGFQSFGIRQR, via the coding sequence ATGAACCACGACGCCTACGACAACACCTATATCTCCGGCATCCTCAACTCGGTGAAGACGGTCGCCATAGTCGGCGCCTCGGCGAATGACGTCCGTCCTTCCTTCTTTGTCACCAAATATCTGATCGACAAGGGTTACACGGTGTTTCCGGTCAACCCGGGCCAGGCCGGCAAGGAAATCCTCGGCCGGCCTGTGTTTGCGACCCTGGCGGATGTTCCCGAGCCGGTCGACATGGTCGACATCTTCCGCCCCTCGGCGGCGGTGCCAGCGATTGTCGACGAGGCGCTGGCGCTCGATCCGCTTCCCAAGGTCATCTGGATGCAACTCACCGTTCGCGATGACGAGGCGGCCGCCCGCGCCGAGGCCGCCGGCATCAAGGTCGTCATGGATCGGTGTCCGAAGATCGAGTATGCGCGGCTTTCCGGCGAAATCGGCTGGAATGGCGTCAATAGCCGTGTGATTTCCGCGAAAAAACCGCTGATGCGTTCCGGTTTCCAGAGCTTCGGCATCCGTCAGCGCTAG
- the argC gene encoding N-acetyl-gamma-glutamyl-phosphate reductase has translation MKPKIFIDGEHGTTGLQIRTRLAGRTDLEMLSIPEVDRRDRGLREEMLKEADIAILCLPDDAARESVAILDGVNSTRVIDTSTAHRIHPDWAYGFAEMTEGQSERIAKARLVANPGCYPTGAISLIRPLREAGILPADYPVTVNAVSGYTGGGKQMIAQMEDGAHPEHIAAPHFLYGLALSHKHLPEMQTHGLVDRTPIFSPSVGRFAQGMIVQLPLHLADLDGAPSLGDVYAALDRHYAGKTIVEVVPLEVSRSLSRLDPTMLNGTDTMKLFVFGTEGRGQANLVAVLDNLGKGASGAAVQNMGLMLGQAA, from the coding sequence ATGAAACCGAAAATCTTCATCGACGGCGAACACGGCACCACCGGACTGCAGATCCGGACGCGGCTTGCCGGGCGGACCGACCTCGAAATGCTCTCGATCCCCGAGGTCGATCGCCGCGACCGTGGCCTCCGCGAGGAGATGCTCAAGGAAGCCGATATCGCCATCTTGTGCCTGCCGGACGACGCGGCGCGCGAATCCGTGGCCATCCTCGACGGTGTCAACTCGACGCGTGTGATCGACACCTCGACCGCGCACCGGATCCATCCGGACTGGGCCTACGGTTTTGCCGAGATGACCGAAGGCCAGAGCGAACGGATCGCCAAGGCGCGGCTAGTGGCAAACCCGGGCTGCTATCCGACCGGCGCCATCTCGCTGATCCGGCCGCTTCGCGAAGCTGGTATCCTGCCCGCCGACTATCCAGTCACGGTCAACGCGGTGTCTGGCTATACCGGCGGCGGCAAGCAGATGATCGCGCAGATGGAGGACGGGGCGCATCCCGAGCACATCGCCGCGCCGCATTTCCTCTACGGGCTCGCTCTGTCGCACAAGCACCTGCCGGAAATGCAGACGCATGGCCTTGTCGACAGGACGCCGATCTTTTCGCCCAGCGTCGGGCGTTTCGCGCAAGGCATGATCGTCCAGTTGCCTCTGCACCTCGCCGATCTCGACGGGGCACCATCGCTCGGCGACGTATACGCCGCGCTGGATCGCCACTATGCCGGAAAGACGATCGTCGAGGTCGTCCCGCTGGAAGTGAGCCGCAGCCTTTCCCGCCTCGATCCGACCATGCTCAACGGGACCGACACGATGAAGCTTTTCGTCTTCGGCACCGAAGGTCGCGGTCAGGCCAATCTAGTGGCCGTCCTCGACAATCTCGGCAAGGGCGCATCCGGCGCGGCGGTGCAGAACATGGGTTTGATGCTGGGACAAGCGGCATAG
- a CDS encoding enoyl-CoA hydratase, giving the protein MAEIVALDLEESSTGLVATDLQDGVLTVTLSNPPAHALSMEMIATLHRTLDAARSDKAVRVLVLASSGKIFCAGHDLKEMAAHRADPDGGRAFLEDLFRRCSELMKAIVRLPKPVIARVDGIATAAGCQLVASCDLAIASEAARFCTPGVNLGGFCSTPMVALSRNVSRKHAMEMLLTGEMIDAQTARDFGLVNRVVPPEYLDQVTAKYAAAIASKSPAAIARGKRAFHEQADMRLSEAYDYASAVMVEGFMTRDSDEGIDAFVSKRKPEWKGE; this is encoded by the coding sequence ATGGCGGAAATTGTCGCTCTCGATCTCGAGGAGAGTTCGACCGGACTTGTCGCGACCGACCTTCAAGACGGCGTGCTCACGGTCACCCTGTCGAATCCGCCGGCGCATGCGCTTTCCATGGAGATGATCGCGACGCTGCATCGCACCCTCGATGCCGCGCGATCCGACAAGGCAGTGCGCGTGCTGGTGCTTGCTTCGTCCGGCAAGATCTTTTGTGCCGGCCATGATCTCAAGGAGATGGCCGCCCATCGCGCCGATCCCGACGGTGGCCGCGCGTTCCTCGAAGACCTTTTCCGTCGCTGCTCGGAACTGATGAAGGCAATCGTTCGCCTGCCGAAGCCGGTGATTGCCAGGGTTGACGGCATCGCGACTGCGGCCGGCTGCCAGCTCGTCGCCAGCTGCGATCTTGCGATTGCCTCGGAGGCGGCGCGCTTTTGTACCCCCGGTGTCAATCTAGGCGGCTTCTGCTCGACGCCGATGGTGGCGCTGTCGCGCAACGTGTCGCGCAAACACGCCATGGAAATGCTTCTTACCGGCGAGATGATCGACGCCCAGACGGCGCGCGATTTCGGCCTCGTCAATCGCGTCGTGCCGCCGGAATATCTCGACCAGGTGACGGCGAAATATGCCGCCGCCATCGCCTCCAAGTCGCCAGCCGCCATCGCGCGCGGCAAGCGCGCCTTCCACGAGCAGGCCGACATGCGCCTTTCGGAAGCATATGACTATGCTTCCGCCGTGATGGTCGAAGGTTTCATGACGCGCGATTCCGACGAGGGAATCGATGCGTTCGTCTCGAAACGTAAGCCCGAGTGGAAGGGCGAATAG
- the rpsI gene encoding 30S ribosomal protein S9, which yields MAELNSLEELGAATGVVATEEPAAPVHVQKLDAHGRAYATGKRKDAIARVWVKPGSGKITVNDKEFDKYFARPVLQMILRQPIVASNRDGQYDIIATVTGGGLSGQAGAVRHGISKALTHYEPELRSTLKKGGFLTRDSRTVERKKYGKRKARRSFQFSKR from the coding sequence ATGGCTGAGCTCAATTCGCTCGAAGAACTCGGCGCCGCCACCGGCGTTGTCGCCACCGAGGAGCCTGCGGCACCGGTGCATGTCCAGAAGCTGGACGCGCATGGCCGCGCCTATGCGACCGGCAAGCGTAAGGATGCGATCGCGCGCGTCTGGGTCAAGCCGGGTTCCGGCAAGATCACCGTCAACGACAAGGAATTCGACAAGTACTTCGCCCGGCCGGTGCTGCAGATGATCCTGCGCCAGCCGATCGTCGCGTCGAACCGCGACGGCCAGTACGACATCATCGCGACGGTCACCGGCGGTGGCCTTTCCGGCCAGGCCGGTGCCGTGCGTCACGGCATCTCCAAGGCACTGACGCACTATGAGCCGGAGCTTCGCTCCACGCTCAAGAAGGGTGGCTTCCTGACCCGCGACAGCCGCACCGTCGAGCGAAAGAAATACGGCAAGCGCAAGGCCCGCCGGTCGTTCCAGTTCTCGAAGCGCTAG
- a CDS encoding type II toxin-antitoxin system RelE/ParE family toxin — MELFWTSKASADLVRLHDFLAAVNPRAAARTVQALAAAPQRLLEQPRIGERIQEFDPRDVRRILVGKYEMRYEISSSQIYVLRLWHTREDR, encoded by the coding sequence ATGGAACTCTTCTGGACGAGCAAGGCCTCTGCCGATCTGGTCCGGCTCCACGATTTCCTCGCCGCCGTCAACCCGCGTGCCGCAGCGCGGACCGTGCAGGCGCTCGCTGCGGCGCCGCAACGCCTTCTCGAACAGCCGCGGATCGGTGAAAGGATACAGGAGTTCGACCCCCGCGACGTTCGGCGTATCCTCGTCGGCAAATATGAAATGCGTTACGAGATCAGTTCATCGCAAATTTACGTTCTGCGCCTGTGGCACACGCGAGAGGACCGCTAG
- the speB gene encoding agmatinase, with product MPSKSIDHAFTARTNVGAAGDPTYAGALSFMRRRYTKNVKGADAIVWGIPFDAAVTNRPGARFGPQAIRRAAAIFDNDPQYPFDRDLFADLAVVDYGDCLLDNGNHQKTPATIEREAKKLLKSGAFLVSLGGDHFVTWPLLKAHAERHGPLALVQFDAHQDTWFDDGKRIDHGSFVARAVRDGVIDPGRSIQIGIRSHAPEDCGIRIMYGYEIDEMRAADIAYQIAERTAGRKAYITFDIDCLDPAFAPGTGTPVAGGPSSAKMLSVLRQLGQLDVVGADIVEVSPPYDHADITAIAGATVAQHYLGLVAERRARG from the coding sequence ATGCCATCCAAATCGATCGATCACGCCTTCACCGCCCGAACGAATGTGGGTGCGGCGGGCGACCCGACCTATGCCGGGGCGCTGTCCTTCATGCGCCGCCGCTACACCAAGAACGTCAAGGGCGCGGACGCGATCGTCTGGGGCATCCCGTTTGACGCGGCCGTCACCAACCGGCCTGGCGCCCGCTTCGGTCCGCAAGCGATCCGGCGGGCGGCGGCGATCTTCGACAATGACCCGCAATATCCGTTCGATCGCGACCTTTTCGCCGACCTTGCCGTCGTCGACTATGGCGATTGCCTGCTCGACAACGGCAATCACCAGAAGACGCCGGCAACAATCGAGCGCGAGGCGAAGAAGCTGCTGAAGTCGGGTGCCTTCCTGGTTTCGCTTGGCGGCGACCACTTCGTCACCTGGCCACTGCTCAAGGCTCATGCCGAACGCCACGGTCCCCTCGCACTGGTCCAGTTCGACGCCCATCAGGATACCTGGTTCGACGACGGCAAGCGCATCGACCACGGCTCCTTCGTCGCCCGCGCCGTGCGCGACGGCGTCATCGATCCCGGCCGCTCGATCCAGATCGGCATTCGCAGCCATGCGCCGGAGGATTGCGGCATAAGGATCATGTACGGTTACGAGATCGACGAGATGCGGGCGGCCGACATCGCCTACCAGATTGCCGAACGGACTGCGGGCAGAAAGGCCTACATCACCTTCGACATCGACTGCCTGGACCCAGCGTTTGCGCCGGGCACCGGCACGCCGGTGGCGGGTGGCCCCTCCTCGGCCAAGATGCTTTCGGTGCTGCGCCAGCTCGGCCAGCTCGACGTTGTCGGTGCGGATATCGTAGAGGTCTCGCCGCCCTATGACCACGCCGACATCACCGCGATTGCAGGCGCGACGGTGGCCCAGCACTATCTTGGCCTCGTTGCCGAAAGGAGGGCGCGCGGATGA
- a CDS encoding crotonase/enoyl-CoA hydratase family protein → MAKVHYEKDGRIGRITLNRPDVMNAIDDDLPRELAAAVELANSDAGVHVIVLSGAGKAFCAGYDLAYYAQASAGRGHEMTQEMPWDPMKDYAFMMRNTELFMSLWRSYRPVICKVHGFAVAGGSDIALCCDMIVMADDAEIGYMPVRVWGCPTTAMWVYRLGPERAKRMLFTGDRIKGTEAEQIGLVLKSVPAAELDAEVERLAERMAGVPVNQLMMQKLVVNQAIEAMGLKQTQMFATIFDGITRHSPEGLNFKHRAEERGWKQAVRERDLGTFDWTQNQPINAPK, encoded by the coding sequence GTGGCGAAGGTTCACTATGAAAAGGACGGGCGGATCGGCCGCATCACGCTTAACAGACCCGACGTGATGAACGCCATCGACGATGACCTGCCGCGCGAACTGGCCGCGGCGGTGGAGCTGGCCAATTCCGACGCGGGAGTCCATGTCATCGTACTTTCCGGCGCCGGCAAGGCGTTCTGCGCCGGCTACGACCTCGCCTACTATGCACAGGCATCGGCAGGCCGCGGGCATGAGATGACCCAGGAGATGCCGTGGGACCCGATGAAGGATTACGCCTTCATGATGCGTAACACGGAGCTCTTCATGTCCCTGTGGCGCAGCTACAGGCCGGTCATCTGCAAGGTTCACGGCTTCGCCGTCGCCGGCGGCTCAGACATCGCGCTCTGCTGCGACATGATCGTGATGGCGGACGATGCAGAGATCGGTTACATGCCGGTCCGGGTCTGGGGCTGCCCGACGACGGCGATGTGGGTCTACCGGCTCGGCCCCGAACGGGCCAAGCGCATGCTCTTCACCGGTGATCGCATCAAGGGAACGGAAGCCGAGCAAATCGGGCTGGTTCTGAAGTCCGTGCCGGCCGCCGAACTCGACGCCGAGGTCGAGCGGCTCGCCGAGCGCATGGCCGGCGTGCCGGTCAACCAGTTGATGATGCAGAAACTGGTGGTCAACCAGGCGATCGAGGCGATGGGGCTGAAACAGACGCAGATGTTCGCCACCATCTTTGACGGTATCACGCGCCACTCGCCGGAAGGGCTCAACTTCAAGCACAGGGCCGAGGAACGCGGCTGGAAGCAGGCTGTACGCGAACGCGACCTCGGCACCTTCGATTGGACACAGAACCAGCCGATCAACGCGCCGAAATAG
- a CDS encoding CopG family ribbon-helix-helix protein produces the protein METKVLTAHVPLPLAEKVDEMAARLERSRGWIVKQALSAWVEQEEERRRLTLEAMADVDEGRVIDHQAVQAWADSLDDDDPLPPPR, from the coding sequence ATGGAAACGAAGGTCCTGACAGCGCATGTCCCGCTGCCGCTGGCCGAGAAGGTCGATGAGATGGCGGCGCGGCTGGAGCGGTCGCGTGGCTGGATCGTGAAGCAGGCGCTTTCGGCCTGGGTCGAACAGGAAGAAGAGCGACGACGCCTGACACTCGAGGCAATGGCGGACGTGGATGAAGGACGCGTGATCGATCATCAGGCTGTCCAGGCCTGGGCCGACAGCCTCGACGACGACGATCCCCTCCCGCCACCGCGCTGA